A segment of the Patescibacteria group bacterium genome:
TTAAATAAACCCCAAGCCAAGGTTTATTTATTTTTTAAAGATGTTTACCTCCTTTTTATAGATTTGGCTTGATATTTACAGTATAAACAAAACAAAAAGAAAGGTCAAGAAGAATAAAAATAAAGTGGGAACGCTTGTTCCCACTTCTTGCTGACCAATCACCAATCCCTGGGATTTTTCTTGTCCATGGGCGGCAGTATAGTATAGTAAAAATGAATTAGAACTGCCTCCATTTTTGCTTGCTGCGCTGTTTTTGACAAAGATACTCCCTTTTCGCATACCACAACCTGCCCGCCAATTTTGAATTCAGTTTTTACCCCATCAGGCGTAAATTTAAGGAATAATTCCCCTTCCAGAATGCTGGCAAATGAATTGAATTCCCTTACCTTTCCCTCTTTTGAAATTACAATTCCTTTTTCCAATACTTGTGAACCCATGGTCATCATTATATACCTCCTTGTTTAATGTTCAATTTGAGAATAGCCCCAACGGGATTCGAACCCATATTACTGCCTTGAGAAGGCAGTGTCCTAAACCGTTAGACGATGGGGCCGACTTAAACTCTTGTTAGTATTTCGATATATTCTTCAGGGCCGATATTAAGAATTCTTAAATTATTTCTAATAATAAAAACCGGTAATTCTGTATCACGAGGAATAACTACCGGCCTTTTTAAATCTTTGCGCCAATAAATTCTGTGATCACCTTTTTCTCTGACGAAATAGCAACCAACAAATAAGATGAACTTTTCGAATTTTTTCCAATGAATCGGAACCAGGTGTGCCATAAATTATATAGCTGGCACTCGTATAGTCTGAGATTCTTGAGAAATTACTATCGGCGGATTCCATGTTGTAGGAGTCTTCTTCCACCCTAAATTACCCAACGCCTCTTCGGCAGTGCCATTTTTAATTAATTCTTCAAAGAATATACTTACAATTTCTTCAAATCTTTTTCGGGCATCAGAATGATTTTTGCCAGAGGTCGATAAATCGAGAGCTGGACTATAAGCCACAACTCTATTACCTTCTTTAATAAAAGAAATGGTCAATTTAAATTCTAAAGGAATCTTTCGCATATATTATTATAATAATGAATCAAAAAACAAAAATCAAGTCCTTTTTAGATTATATCAAATTTTCACTATTTCTTCAATCACCTTCTCCATTTCCATTGACCGCGAGCCCTTTATTAAAATTATATCATTTTCTTTCAATTCTTTTTGCACTGCCATTTTTGCTTGTTCAGAATTCGGAAACTGGAAAATTTTATTGCTGTCAAAACCAGCGTTTATTGCGCCCTCAACAACAAAACCAGCACGGTTGCCAACAGCAAAAATCAAATCAGCAACTTCTGCTGCTTTTTTACCGACTCTTGTATGCGCTTCGGGCGAATATCTGCCAATTTCCAACATATCGCCAAGAACTACTATCTTTCGTCTACCTGCCTCGCCAATAGGCGGGTTCTGAAAAATTCTCAAAGAATCCAATCCAGCTTCCATTGAAAGCAAGGCTGCATTATAAGAATCATCAACAATCAAAGTATTTTTAATGCCTCTCAATAATCGCATTCTTCCTGGTATTGGTTCAATCTGTTTCAATGCTTCGGAAATTTCAATCAGGTTCACATTGAAAATAATTCCCACTGCTGCAGCTGCCAAGGCCGAGTATAAATGCTGATAGCCCAAAACATTTATCAATTTTGCCGGAACACTACTTCCTTTAAAATCCAATTTAAAATTTAACTCGCTGATATTTTTGCCCTGATTAATAATCTTTAATTCGTAGTTTGTCGCTTTAACATCAGCTTTTTCATCCAAACCATAGGTCATTGTTTTAATATTTATATTTCCTAGCATCTTTCTTACTCTTTCATCATCATAATTTAAAACCGCAATCCCCTCTTTATCCAACATTTTCAACAGAGTTCTTTTCTCTTCAGCAACTTTTTCCGGACTTTCAAAAAATTCAACATGCACAGGAATTTCACCAACTGCAGTTATTACACCGACTTTATGATGTACAAAATCCAATAAATATTTTATATCCCCTGGTTTATCAGCTCCCATTTCTAAGATCAAAAAATCAGGATAATCAACTCTGAAAATAATCATCCAGAACATCTTTATAAATTTCGGGATCCAGAGAAAAATTGACCTGCCGGCAGTTTCCAGATTAAAAATCGTCAGAGGCACGCCAAACTCGTTATTATAATTCCTGTAATTGCGCCTTACTCTTTTTTCTCCAAAATGGCTTTTTAAAACAGAATAAATTGCCTCCTTTGTTGAGGTCTTTCCAACACTGCCAGTAATAGCAATAACCACTGGCTTATATTTATTAAGCGCAATTTTAGCCAATATTTTTAATATTTTCTGTAAAATTTTTCTCATATTATTCACTCGGCGGAATTCCGTAATAATTCAAAATATATTTTGTTATTTCGCCGAACAACGGGGCTGCTGTACTCTCGGCAAAGCGCGCGCCAATCGGCTTGTCTAGTTTAACTATCATTGAAAATCTAGCTTCAAAAGCCGGAAAAAATCCAGCCACAGTATGAATTGTTTCCTCGGAATATCCTCCTTTTTCAGGAATCTGTGCTGTTCCGGTCTTGGCAGCAATTGAATATCCATCAACCCCGGCTCTCTGTGTATGGCCGTTTTCCACCACACTTACCAATATTGCAGTCAAACGCGAAGTTGCTTCTGATGAAATTACTCTTCTTACTTCCTGCGGTTTAATTGTTTCCTCTTTATCCTTTTTAATAATTTTATCAACCACATAGGGCTTCATCAATACTCCATCGTTGGCAATCGCGCCAAAAGCAACAACAAGCTGAAGCGGAGTAATGGCAATCCCCTGACCAAAAGAAGCAGTAGCAAATTCCAAATCCCTGTTTGTTTTCAGATTTGAAATATTTCCATTGACTTCCCCGTTTAAATCTATACCTGTTTTGTCCGCAAAACCGAATTTCTCGACATATTCCTTAAAAGCCGCTTTGCCCAATTTCTGCTGGACAAAAACTGCACCGGTATTTAGGGATTTTTCCAAAACCTGAGTCATGGTCTGGATCCCCTCCCCTTTTTGTAAGGCATTTTCTATCACATGCCCGCTGATTTCTATTTTTCCTTTATCGTCATAAGTAGTTTGAGGATTAACAACTCCCTTGTCAAGCGCACCCGCCATGGTAATCGCCTTAAAAACAGACCCCGGCTCGTATAAATCATGAATAGCTGAATTGGCAAAAACGCTTATGTTTTTCACGCTACCGTATTCATTCGGATTGAATTTCGGCCAGTTAGCCATTGCCTTAATTGCTCCGGTTTTAACATCCATTACGATTATTGTACCGCCGGTTGAGTGGAATTTATCAATATATTCCTTTAATTTCTGTTCCGCAAAGAATTGGATATTAGGGTCAACGGTCAAAACCAAATCAGCGCCGTCTTCTGCTTTTTGGATTATTTCTTTATTGATAGTAATTAACTGACCCTTGCTGTCTTTGCCGAATCTTGCCAGTCCTGTTTTTCCGGATAGATATTTTTCATAAGCTTCCTCAACCCCGTATTGACCTTTGTCCTCCTCACCTTCATTCTGACGCACAAAGCCAAGCAGATGGCAAGCTAATTCATTTGAAGGAAAATATCTTTTCGGTTCGGTTTCAAGATATATCCCCTCTAAATTTAAATCTTCTATCTTTTGGATTGTATCTTCATCAAGTTTGCTCTTTAATGGTTCATATGGATCGTTATCCTTGTATATTCTTTCTTTTATTTTTTCTGCATCAATTCCTAAAAGAGGAGATAACAATTCTGCAGTCTCCTCTTTCTCTAAAATATCTTTAGGCACAGCGTATACTTTATAAAAATCTTTGTTTATCGCAACTAAATATTCATCCTGTAGAAGAATTTCTCCACGCTTGGGATAAACTGTCTGGAATGTTTGTTGCTGTCCAATTGCTTTGGCTTCGTAAGAACTGTGTTTTAAAATTTGAAGCGTGAATAAGCGAAAAATCACAACTGAGAAACAAAAAAAAATTACAAAAACCAATATATAAAAACGCCAATTTTTCATACTTGTTTTACTTCATTGCGCTGGCTTTAGGCAAGGATACATATTCAATCTTCTGTGCCTTGACCATCTCTAAACCTTCGCTCATCGCCTCTAAAACATTAATTGATTTTAAATTAGAAACTTCAACTTGAAGACTTTTGTTTGTTGTATCCAATTCATTTGTCTGTTTTTGTAAACTTCTTATTTTGTATCCCTTTACAGCAATATTATTCGTTGCAAAAACATATAAGAAACTAGCAAGAAAAACAGTAAAAATCAAAACACCAGCCGTGCATTTTCTGGTTTTTCTGGTTTGAAAAGATTCTGTTTTGTAAACAGAGTATCTGGAACGGACAATATTTGAATGGACTAAATTTGCTACAGTCATATACTCATCGCTGCTCGCAGTTTTGCGCTGCGGCTACGAGGATTAACTTCGTTTTCTGCCTTTCCAGCAGTAATTGGCTTTTTAGTTAAAATCCGCAATCTACCTTGCTTTTCTTTTTCTTTAAAGAACCTTTTGACAACTCCGTCTTCTAATGAGTGAAAAGAAATCACTACGATTCTACCCTCCTTGCTTAAAATTTGAAGCGCTTGTTCTAATCCTTTTTTCAGATTTTCCAATTCATCATTAACCACAATTCTCAATGCCTGAAAGATTCTTGCTGCTACACGGGTAATGTTACCTCTTCTTGTTTTGGAATACGGAATACTTTTTTTAATTATCTCAAATAGTTGTAATGTTGTTTTAATTGGACTCAACCCTCTTTGTCGGACAATCTTCTGTACAATCTTTCTGGCAAATCGTTCTTCTCCATATTTTTTAAAAATCTCCAATAAACTTTCTTCTGGCCATGTATTGATTATTTCCTGAGCAGTGACTACTTGGCCACCGTTTAAAATCATTGTCAGGGGTTCGTCCTTTTTAAATGTAAATCCTTTCCCGCTTTCCTCTATCTGCCAGCTTGACAGACCAAGGTCAAATAAGATTCCATCTATTTTATTAAAATTATTTTCTTCGGCAATTCTTTTTAAATCTTTGAAATTCCCTCTTGTCAGCACAAGTCCTTCTACGGCTTTGATTCTTTTCAGTGATTCGTAATCAATATCTATTCCTAAAACTTTTCCGTCGGGCTTTGTTTTTTCTAAGATTGCCGAACTATGTCCAGCTTCTCCAACTGTGCAATCTATAAAATTCTGTCCTGGCTGGGGGTTTAAGTATTCAATTGATTCCTTTAAAAGGACTGGCTTGTGCATATGACGTTAAACGCCCAGTTCGCCCAATCGTTCGGCAATGTTATCAACTTCCTTTTCACTCTGGCTCTTAAACAGGTTCCATCTGGCTTGATCCCAAATTTCCAAACGATTATAAATTCCGGCGATTACCACGTTCTTTTTTAATTGGGCGTATTTTTTTAAATAATCAGGGACAAGAACTCTACCCAAAGTATCTAAATCAACTTCGCTTGCTCCTGCAAGCATCAACCTACTAAAACCTCTGGGGTCTTTTTGACTAATCGGCAAATTACTTAATTTATCTGCTAGTTTCTGCCATTCTTTTGACGGAAAAACAAAAAGACAGTTATCCAGTCCTCTGGTAATAACTGCTTTAGTACCAAGCTCCTTCCTTAGCTTAGAAGGTATGGCTAATCTTTTTTTATCATCTATTGTGTGTACGTATTCGCCAATTAACATAATTTATTTACCCCGTATCAATGCGGGGCTTATCCCCTATTAGTTTTAGTTATTAACACTTTTATCCACAATCTAACACTCTATTTAAATCTTATTCCACTTAATTACCCTTGTCAACCCCTCGATTACCACTCGGGGTAAACCCCCTAGAAACTAAAAATTAGCTTCAAAAAGCTAATTTAAAAACTATTTAGGAAAAAATTGTCCACAGTTTGTTCACATTGGCTCTTTTATTTCATTTGCATTTATTTCCACAAAGTCCCCACGCTTCAAATTCTGTTCAAGAATTATTTTCGCCACCCTGCTTTCAACTTCATCCTGAATTACTCTTCTCATTGGTCTAGCTCCGAATTCAGGTTTATATCCCAATTTCACAATTTTTTCTACTAAATCCGAATTCACTATTAAACGCACTCCCGTTCCTTCCATTAATCGCTTAGACAAATCGTTCATCATTAAAACTGCAATCTTAATTAAATCATCGTGTGATAATGGCTTGAATACCACTACTGCATCAAAACGATTTAAAAATTCTGCTCTGAAAATTTTCTCCTTCATTAGATAATCAACTAAATCTTCTTTAAAAGACGCTAAGTTCCTTCCTTGCTTTACGCACTGCCTAATTAATTCTGAGCCAGCATTAGAAGTGCCGATAATAATTGATTCAGCAAAATTCACTCTCTTGCCAAAAGCATTAGTCAGCCAGCCCTCGTCCAAAACCTGAAGAAAAAGATTCAAAATATTGGGGTGGGCTTTTTCAATTTCATCCAAAAGAATTAAGGAAAACGGGTCATCATTCACCGCATTAGTCAAAAGTCCTGGCTCGCTTTTTCCTTCAGACCCGATTAATCTATTAATAGTAGAAATTTCCTGATATTCAGACATATCAAATCTAATCATTTTACTGTCTGAACCAAAATACGCTTCAGCCAGAGCTTTTGAAGTTTCGGTCTTGCCGACTCCGGTCGGTCCAAGAAATAAGAAACTGCCAATCGGCCTTTTCTTTGATTTCATTCCCACTCTTGCCCTTCTCATTGCCTGGGAAATAACTTTCACTGCTTCTTCCTGGTCAACAATTCTTTCATGAATTCTTTCTTCAAGATGCAGAAGTTTTTTCTTTTCATCCTCATGGATTGCGCCTATTGGTATTTCGACACGCTCTGAAATAATTTTATTTACATACTCCGGCAAAACTGCCTTTTCTCTTTTTTGTTTCGTATAAACCAAAACCTCAGTTAAAATATCTACAGCTTTGGCAGGAAACGGCTTATCTGCCATATAACGGTCTGTCAGTTTGATAATGTCCCGCAAAATCCGATAACTTACAAAAATATTGTATTTTCTTTCCAGTCCAGGCAGCATATCCTCAAGAATAAAAATTG
Coding sequences within it:
- a CDS encoding type II toxin-antitoxin system HicA family toxin, which gives rise to MAHLVPIHWKKFEKFILFVGCYFVREKGDHRIYWRKDLKRPVVIPRDTELPVFIIRNNLRILNIGPEEYIEILTRV
- the mraZ gene encoding division/cell wall cluster transcriptional repressor MraZ: MLIGEYVHTIDDKKRLAIPSKLRKELGTKAVITRGLDNCLFVFPSKEWQKLADKLSNLPISQKDPRGFSRLMLAGASEVDLDTLGRVLVPDYLKKYAQLKKNVVIAGIYNRLEIWDQARWNLFKSQSEKEVDNIAERLGELGV
- a CDS encoding penicillin-binding protein 2 — encoded protein: MKNWRFYILVFVIFFCFSVVIFRLFTLQILKHSSYEAKAIGQQQTFQTVYPKRGEILLQDEYLVAINKDFYKVYAVPKDILEKEETAELLSPLLGIDAEKIKERIYKDNDPYEPLKSKLDEDTIQKIEDLNLEGIYLETEPKRYFPSNELACHLLGFVRQNEGEEDKGQYGVEEAYEKYLSGKTGLARFGKDSKGQLITINKEIIQKAEDGADLVLTVDPNIQFFAEQKLKEYIDKFHSTGGTIIVMDVKTGAIKAMANWPKFNPNEYGSVKNISVFANSAIHDLYEPGSVFKAITMAGALDKGVVNPQTTYDDKGKIEISGHVIENALQKGEGIQTMTQVLEKSLNTGAVFVQQKLGKAAFKEYVEKFGFADKTGIDLNGEVNGNISNLKTNRDLEFATASFGQGIAITPLQLVVAFGAIANDGVLMKPYVVDKIIKKDKEETIKPQEVRRVISSEATSRLTAILVSVVENGHTQRAGVDGYSIAAKTGTAQIPEKGGYSEETIHTVAGFFPAFEARFSMIVKLDKPIGARFAESTAAPLFGEITKYILNYYGIPPSE
- the rsmH gene encoding 16S rRNA (cytosine(1402)-N(4))-methyltransferase RsmH, which produces MHKPVLLKESIEYLNPQPGQNFIDCTVGEAGHSSAILEKTKPDGKVLGIDIDYESLKRIKAVEGLVLTRGNFKDLKRIAEENNFNKIDGILFDLGLSSWQIEESGKGFTFKKDEPLTMILNGGQVVTAQEIINTWPEESLLEIFKKYGEERFARKIVQKIVRQRGLSPIKTTLQLFEIIKKSIPYSKTRRGNITRVAARIFQALRIVVNDELENLKKGLEQALQILSKEGRIVVISFHSLEDGVVKRFFKEKEKQGRLRILTKKPITAGKAENEVNPRSRSAKLRAAMSI